A stretch of the Phycodurus eques isolate BA_2022a chromosome 15, UOR_Pequ_1.1, whole genome shotgun sequence genome encodes the following:
- the nnt gene encoding NAD(P) transhydrogenase, mitochondrial encodes MASLLRVIVAGCSAPVFSGASCLKLQSAPAIKTTCVRFFRTHHALGKCASPGIPYKQLTVGVPKEIFQNERRVALSPGGVQALIKQGFNVVVEAGAGESSKFRDQQYAQAGATIKDLKDVFASDVLVKVRAPVFNPDLGIHEVELMKDAATLISFIYPAQNPELMDMLSQKKTTVLAMDQVPRVTIAQGYDALSSMANIAGYKAVVLAANNFGRFFTGQITAAGKVPPAKVLIIGGGVAGLAAAGSARAMGAIVRGFDTRADALDQFKSLGAEPLEVDFKESGEGQGGYAKVMSKEFIEAEMKLFAKQCQEVDIVISTALIPGKRAPILITKPMIESMKDGSVVVDLAAEAGGNIETTVPGELSVHNGVTHIGYTDLPSRLPTQSSTLYSNNITKLIRAISPDKDNFYLDVKDVFDFGTMGHVVRGSVVMQNGNILFPAPQPNNMPTAAPPKPKSVRELKAEKTSQISPFRATLTSASAYTGGFATLLGLGLAAPNAAFTQMVTTFGLAGIVGYHTVWGVTPALHSPLMSVTNAISGLTAVGGLSLMGGGYAPTSTAETLAVLAAFISSVNIAGGFLVTQKMLDMFKRPTDPPEYHYLYLLPAGVFVGGYAAALQSGYNIEQMIYLGSGMCCVGALAGLSNQSTARLGNALGIMGVAGGIAATLGALKPSPELLAQMTAAMAVGGTAGLTIAKRIEITDLPQLVAAFHSLVGLAAVLTCVAEYMVEYPHFATDPAANLTKIVAYLGTFIGGITFSGSLVAYGKLQGMLNSAPLILPARHALNASLMAGSIGGMIPYMLDPSYITGITCLGSVSALSALMGVTLTAAIGGADMPVVITVLNSYSGWALCAEGFLLNNNLLTIVGALIGSSGAILSYIMCVAMNRSLANVILGGYGTSSTGTGKPMEITGTHTEVNVDQTVDMIKEAQSIIITPGYGLCAAKAQYPIAELVKNLKDAGKDVQFGIHPVAGRMPGQLNVLLAEAGVPYDIVLEMDEINEDFPETDLVLVIGANDTVNSAAQEDPNSIIAGMPVLEVWKAKQVVVMKRSLGVGYAAVDNPIFYKPNTAMLLGDAKKTCDALQAKVREAH; translated from the exons GAATTCCATACAAGCAACTCACAGTTGGCGTCCCAAAAGAAATTTTCCAAAACGAGCGACGGGTGGCTTTGTCTCCTGGTGGTGTCCAGGCACTTATCAAGCAGGGGTTTAATGTCGTCGTGGAGGCCGGTGCAGGAGAGTCTTCAAAGTTCCGAGATCAGCAGTATGCCCAGGCTGGAGCTACAATTAAAGACCTTAAAGATGTATTTGCATCTGATGTGTTGGTCAAG GTCCGTGCTCCTGTTTTCAACCCCGACTTGGGTATCCATGAGGTGGAGCTGATGAAGGACGCTGCGACTTTGATCAGCTTCATCTACCCAGCTCAAAATCCCGAGCTGATGGACATGCTGTCTCAGAAGAAAACCACTGTCCTGGCTATGGACCAGGTACCCAGAGTCACCATCGCCCAGGGTTACGATGCCCTCAGCTCCATGGCAAACATTGCTGG GTACAAGGCTGTTGTGCTGGCTGCAAACAACTTTGGCCGTTTTTTCACGGGACAAATCACTGCAGCTGGGAAAGTGCCACCCGCCAAG GTGCTAATCATTGGAGGCGGAGTGGCTGGACTAGCAGCAGCCGGCAGCGCCAGAGCCATGGGAGCCATAGTTCGAGGCTTTGATACCAG GGCGGATGCTTTGGATCAGTTCAAGTCTTTGGGTGCCGAGCCGCTGGAGGTAGACTTCAAGGAGTCTGGAGAGGGGCAAGGAGGCTACGCCAAAGTGATGTCAAAAGAGTTCATTGAGGCCGAGATGAAGCTGTTTGCCAAACAGTGTCAGGAGGTGGACATTGTTATCAGCACCGCACTCATTCCTG GTAAGCGGGCCCCCATCCTTATCACCAAACCAATGATAGAGAGCATGAAGGACGGATCTGTGGTGGTGGATCTGGCTGCTGAGGCCGGAGGAAACATCGAGACCACAGTGCCCGGGGAGCTGTCTGTACACAAT GGTGTGACCCATATTGGCTACACAGATCTGCCCAGCCGCTTGCCCACACAGTCCAGTACACTTTACTCGAACAACATCACAAAGCTGATCCGCGCCATAAGTCCTGACAAGGACAACTTTTACCTTGATGTCAAGGATGTGTTCGACTTCGGGACCATGGGTCACGTTGTCAGAGGCTCGGTTGTCATGCAG AATGGAAACATCCTCTTCCCGGCTCCACAGCCCAACAACATGCCCACCGCTGCTCCTCCGAAGCCGAAGTCTGTCAGGGAACTGAAGGCCGAGAAGACTTCCCAAATCTCTCCCTTCAGGGCAACTCTCACTTCTGCTAGCGCGTACACTGGAG GCTTTGCCACGCTGTTGGGTTTGGGTCTGGCGGCTCCTAATGCCGCCTTCACGCAGATGGTCACCACCTTCGGCTTGGCAGGCATCGTGGGTTACCACACCGTTTGGGGCGTCACCCCTGCACTCCACTCACCGCTCATGTCCGTCACCAATGCCATCTCAG GTCTGACGGCCGTGGGTGGTCTGTCCCTAATGGGAGGTGGCTACGCACCAACAAGCACTGCAGAGACGCTGGCCGTGCTTGCCGCCTTCATCTCCTCAGTCAACATAGCTG GTGGTTTCCTGGTGACTCAGAAGATGTTGGACATGTTCAAGCGTCCCACCGATCCCCCGGAGTACCACTACCTTTATCTGCTTCCGGCTGGTGTCTTCGTGGGCGGATACGCTGCAGCGCTGCAGTCGGGATACAACATTGAGCAG ATGATTTACTTGGGCTCCGGAATGTGCTGCGTCGGCGCCCTGGCTGGCCTCTCCAACCAGTCCACAGCCCGCCTGGGTAACGCCTTGGGTATTATGGGAGTCGCCGGGGGGATTGCCGCCACTCTGGGTGCACTCAAGCCGAGTCCCGAGCTCCTGGCGCAGATGACCGCCGCCATGGCTGTTGGCGGCACCGCTG GCTTGACCATTGCTAAGAGAATCGAGATCACTGACCTGCCCCAGCTGGTGGCTGCCTTCCACAGCCTGGTGGGTTTGGCGGCCGTGCTGACCTGCGTGGCAGAATACATGGTGGAGTACCCTCACTTCGCCACAGACCCTGCGGCCAATCTCACAAAGATAGTGGCCTACCTGGGCACCTTCATCGGCGGCATCACTTTCAGCGGCTCTTTGGTGGCATATGGCAAACTGCAAG GTATGCTGAACAGCGCCCCCCTGATTCTCCCTGCCCGCCATGCCCTGAATGCCTCCCTGATGGCCGGCAGCATTGGCGGAATGATTCCTTACATGCTTGACCCCAGCTACATCACTGGCATCACCTGCCTCGGCTCCGTCTCCGCTCTGTCTGCCCTCATG GGAGTAACCTTAACGGCAGCCATCGGAGGTGCCGACATGCCGGTGGTGATCACCGTGCTGAACAGCTACTCGGGCTGGGCCTTGTGCGCCGAAGGCTTCCTGCTTAACAACAACCTCCTGACCATCGTCGGCGCCCTCATCGGATCATCTGGTGCCATTCTGTCATACATTATGTGTGTG GCCATGAACCGCTCACTGGCAAACGTGATCCTGGGGGGCTATGGGACGTCTTCCACTGGTACTGGGAAGCCCATGGAGATCACAGGGACGCACACAGAGGTCAACGTGGATCAGACTGTGGACATGATTAAAGAGGCCCAGAGCATAATCATCACTCCAG GTTATGGTCTTTGTGCTGCAAAGGCACAGTACCCCATCGCCGAGTTGGTAAAGAATCTCAAAGATGCTGGCAAGGATGTCCA GTTTGGTATCCACCCCGTTGCCGGCCGTATGCCCGGTCAGCTCAACGTGCTGTTGGCTGAAGCCGGCGTCCCTTACGACATTGTCCTGGAGATGGATGAAATCAATGAAGACTTCCCTG AGACTGACCTGGTTCTGGTGATCGGTGCCAATGACACGGTAAACTCTGCCGCCCAGGAAGACCCCAACTCCATCATCGCAGGCATGCCCGTGCTGGAGGTCTGGAAGGCCAAGCAG GTGGTGGTGATGAAACGCTCGCTGGGCGTGGGATACGCCGCCGTGGACAACCCCATCTTCTACAAGCCCAATACGGCCATGTTGCTGGGCGACGCCAAGAAGACGTGCGACGCCCTGCAAGCCAAGGTCCGCGAGGCTCATTGA